CAGTGCCAGGTCGTGGGGGATGAACCGGTCGCCGAGCGGTGACCCGGTCACGTAGGCGCCGTCGACACCGATGACCTCGCACCCGTGGCCGGCGAACGTGTCCGCCCACCAGCCCTCACCGCAGCCGACGTCGATCACCGTGGCGGGTTTGACGATGTCGACGACGACGGGCACCACGGCGGCGGCGGATGCCCGGGTGCCGGCCCGGATGGTGTCGTAGAACGAGCCGTTGTACATCAGTACCCGACTCCGATCCGCTGATGACCGACGTGTTCCACCCAAGGTGAGTCGCTGCGCGCGCCCCAGTAGCCGAACCGGACTTGGTCGCCCGGCACGGTGCCGAGCCCGGAGGAAAGGAGCCGGTTGGTGAAGTGGCCTTCGGACTGTTCCCGGTCCGGCCAGCCCACCTGAAGCAGCTCCGTTCGGTACAGGCAGGGGTTGGTGGTGAAGAACTGGCGGTGCTCCAACCACTGGTGCCCGTGATCGTCGTGGCAGGCGGTGTACGCCTCCGGGTGCTGTTCGACAACGCCCCCTGCGGCCCGCTCGGCTGTGTTCCACGACTGCCGGCGGAGCGCCATCTGCACCAGGTGCGGGCGTTCGGTAAGCACTTCGGCCATCGCCGCCAGGTCGACCGGCCGGTGAAAGGTGAAGTCCTGCTCGATGTGGAACAGCCAGTCGGCGGTGCTGTGGGCGGCGAGGTGCGACCACGCTGCCCGGATCGCCCCACCGAACCCTTGCCGTGGGCCGCCGTTGATGTGCCGGAACTCCGGCCAGACGGCGGCGAGTCGGGCCCGGTAGGCGGCGTTGCCGGTGTCGTCGTACATCCACCGCTCGCTGATCGGCCCTTCGAGCGCGTCAAGCGAAGAGATGCACTGGGCGAGGTAGTCATCGCGGCCGTCGGTGATGACGAGGAGGGCGATGCTCAACCAAGCACCGCCTTCACGATCTGGTGGTGAACGCGGTTCTTCTCGACCATCGACGGGGCCCGGTTGCGGCTGCCCCGCCGGACGTGCGCCCGGTACACCGCTCGGGGGATTGCTTCCACCGTCGCGCCGGCGGCCCAGCACCGCAGCCACAGCGACCAGTCCTCGTACAGGGGTTCGTCCCACCAGCCGCCGACGGCGCGGACCAGGCCGGTCCGGACGGCGGTACCGACGACCAGCCAATTCCCGTGGGGCAGGCATCCGGCGTGGCAGATGTGGAGGTGGCCGGCGACCCTCGGCAAGCCCGGTGCGCCGACCCGGCGGCCGTGGACGTACCGGACGGCGGGGGCCCGCAGATCGGCGGTGCCGGCGGCCATGGCGTCGAGGTAGCCCGGCTCCAACTCGTCGTCGGCGTCGAGGTGCACCACCCATTCGGTGGCCACCTGGGCGAGCGCACCGTTACGGGCGCTGTGAAGGGAGTCGGCGTGGACGTGGACGACGGGAACACCGAACGCCTGCGCGGACGGTATCGCCCGTGTTTCGGCGAGCTGCCGCCACGACTCGTTCCCGTAGGTGCCGACGGCGATCGTCACGTCCACAGGCGCCGCCGCCGGTTGAAGATGCTGCGCCCGGCCGCCATCCGGTGTCCCTGCTGGGCGTAGAGCGGATCCATCGGTGCTTTCCCGACGGTGGGGTGGAGGTGTTCGACCACGGCGTCACGCGCGAACGCCCACGCCTTGCGGTGCTTGGCGGTTGCCACGGCCTCGTCGTCGCACCACTCGTGCGGGTAGCCCTCGTGCAGGAACTTGCCGGGCTCGTCGATGGTGCCGTACTCGGTCACGTACTCGCGGGTGACGAGCATGTGGGTTGCGTGATCGCCCCGAAGGACCCGCTTGTTCGCGAGGTCGTTGGTGCCGACCACGCCGATGCCTGCTGCCAGCCGTTTGTGTGCGGCGTTGAGCCACCCGGGGTGGAACCGGAGGTCGTCGGCGGCGGTGAAGAGGAGTGGGGCGGTGGTCGCCCGAATCCCAAAATTGATCTTCCGCTGGTAGTCGCCGCACCCCCGCCAAGGGACCGTCACCCGTCTCCGGCCGGCGGCGTCGATCTCGGCGTGAACCGCAACGTCGTCAGGAGACACCACGAACAGCACCTCGGCGCCCGGTGTCGTAGCGGCGATCGACTCCAGGAGTGGGGCAACCCGGTGGGGGCGGCCGAGCATCGGCACCAAAATGGCCACCTCAGCCCTCATGCCGCCCCCAACCCGGTTACTGCTTCAGCAGGTCCCGCAGCTCGTCCTTCGACGACGCTGCGGCTGCCTCGTACGCGTAGCCGCGTGCCACGGCCGCTTCGATCCACACGGCGTGAGCGGCACGACCGTCCGGGAGGGCACCGTCGTCGGGCAGCTTCGCCCGCGCGGCGGCCCGGTCCGGGTCGTCGAACGGAACCGCCTGTTGGGCGGCGTCACCGGTCCCGTTCGGCTCGGCCACGGGGGCGCTGTCCGGGGCGTCGGCGGGAACCTCGTCCGGCTTGGCCTCGTCCGGCTTGGCCTCGGCCGGCGGGGCTGCCACCGGCGGGGCCGACCGGCCCACGCGTTCGATCATGCCCCGCCGCAGCAGGTGCCGGATCTCCGCCGGTTTCGCCTCGGCCGGCACGAACGCGTCCCGGTACACGTAGCTCAGCGCCGGACCGTGTGCCGTGATCGCTGTCACCACCACCACGGCGGCCGTCACCCGGTACTGGGCCGACATCAGCTACCCTCCGTGTCCGTGATCCAGATGCCGGCGCCGGGCTCCTGCACGATCGGCACCGTCAGCCGGCGGGCCTGGATGTCGTGGGAGTCCGTCTTGTCGATCCGGATGACCTTGACCTGCACGCCCCGGTCGGTCTGGGCGTAACCGGGGTCGACCTCGGTCTCGTCGGCCATCGAGCCGAGCTGCCGGGAGTCGAACAACAGGACGTCGTCCGTCGGCAGGTTCTGCTCCGTGGTCGTCAGGATCCTGTACGGGCCGACCTGGTCCAGCTCGCCCGTGTAGATCGGGTTGGTGGTCGTCTCCCGGCGGCGCAACTGGGCGATGATGTTGTCGGTCATCATCAGCGCCGCCTTGGTGTCGGACATCAGGAGCGTGTCCGGCACGTAGCCCTGGTTCAGGCCCTTGATCTTCGCTGCGGCCAGGGCCACGTCCCGCCACATGCGGGCGGCGTCGTCGTCGTCCCACGGGGCGATCGCCTCGTGCACGGCGGTTACCTGCGAGGCGACGACCGACAGGGTGATCTCGTCGACCATGCTGATGACCGTGTTGACGGTTTTCAGCAGGGCGCGGTCGACGACCTCACCGCCGTACACGGAGCGCTTGATCTGCTCGTCGGTGATCGGCACCGCCTGGCCCCACTTGCGGACGGCGGCGAGGATCGCGGTTCCGACCCCGGGGGTGGCGCGCGGGTACTCGGCGCCGGGGGCGATCGAGCGGGCGTCGCGGGCGTTCCGGAGCGGTTCCGACTGCTCGGCGAGGACCGCCCCGCCCTGGGAGCGGAGACGCCCGGTGAGGATCAGGTCGGACACGAACCGCAGCTCGGCGAGGGTCCGCAGGCGGCGGCTGATCTGACGCGGCGACTGGAGCAGCCGGTGGGTGGTGATGAGGTTGTCCACCATCGTTGGCGGTTGTGCCGGATAGGTACCGGGCATCGCTGGTCCTTTCGCGGGTTGCCCGGTTTCCGGGCACGCAGAAAAGGCCCGCAGCGCGTGATGCGCGGGGCCTGTGGGTGGTGAAGCGGGTGGTGCCGGCTAGTCAGTCACCGGCGGGAAGAGGAGAGGGTCAGATGTCCATGTAGGTGACGAACCCGCCGGAGGCGGTGGTGAGCGCCACCCCGAGGTCGTTGACGTGACCGGAACTGGTGGCGACCGCACCGCCCGCAGCAGGGACGACCCGGGCGCCGGCGGTGATGGCACCGGAAGCGGCGACCTCGTGGACGAGTCCGCGACCGAAGATCTTCACCTCGGCGCCCTGGGGCGCGTCGTAGGCGAAGTGTCCGATTCCGGCGGCGGTCGTCGCGGTGGACGGACCGGCCGTCCACGATCCGGTGACGATGGCGACCTGGCCGCCGGTGACGGCGGCGGACGTGACCATGGTGAACTCGTCGCCTGGCTTGAACAGTGGCTCGTACTCGGGCATGTCAGGCGTCCTTTCCGGCGAACGCGTCAGGGGGGAAGATCCGGGCCAACGCCTCGTCGGACAGGTCGTCCCCGCTCAGCAGTGCTTCGGGGTCGCCGACCTCGCCGGCCGGCTGGACCGGGACGGCGGTGCCGGGGGCGATGGAGGCGAGGATGTCGGTGATGACGTCCGACGCCTGGTCGTACCGGGTGGACCAGTTGTCCCGGTCGGCGGGCCGGATCTTGCCGGCCTTCACCGCACCGTCGAGGACGGACGCCTTGAGGGTGGCCGCCTCACGGGCCTTGATGGTGGCCAACTCCTCGGACACCCGCTTCAACTCGGCGGCGTACTCCGCCGGGATCGAGGCGGCGACCGGGGCCGGCTCCGCGACCGGCTCCGGGGTCGGGTTGGGGGTAGGGGCGGGGGCGGCCAAGCGCGCGTCGAGCGCGGCCAGGACAGCGGTCTCGTCGGCGTCGTCGGCGAGGCCGAGCCGCGAGCGGAACTCGCTCAGGTCGGACACAGGGTCCTCCAATGTGGGGTTGGTGATGGGCTCCGGCTCGGCGGCCGGGAGATCGGGGTCCGGGTCGGGTTCCGGCTCAGGCGCGGGCTCCGGCTCCGGGGAAGGGGCGGGGGCGGGATCGGCCGGGGCCGGCTCCGGGACAGGGGTGGGTTCAGGGGCCGGTTCCGGCTCCACCGGCGGGGGCGGGTCCGACGCCTTCGGCTCCTTGCCGGGGCGGGACTCCGACCGGGACGCGAACACCAGCGACTGCGTGCCGGCCTTCGCCGCCACCGGCTGCTCGTTGGTCGCGTCCACGTACCGGGTCAGGACCTCAACGGCGTCACCGAAGGTGAAGGTGTCCTCGCCGGTGACCTCCACCGGCACCCGGTACCGCTTCCCGCTGTTGTCGTCCACGACGATCATTTGCAGCGGGTCCAGGTGGAACTCGACGATCCAGTACGACCACGGGGCGTCGTCGTAATACTGGCGGCGGACGTCCTCCACGGTGACGCCGGCCGCGACCTGCGTTGGGTGCGGGTTGGGCATGGTGCTCCTTCCGCCGGCAGCGGCTTCGGTGGTTGTTGCGGTGGTGAGGGGGATGTCGGTGTGGTCGCCGCCGAACGCCACCCGGATGCGGTCGAACGCGACGGGGCCCGTCCGGTCGACCAGGTCGGGCAGGGTGTCGAGGTCACCGCTGTAGGTGAGGGTGATGTGCGGGACCCATGGGGCCCGTTGCTCCGGCACCCCGTCCGACGTGACGGCGCCGATCGCGGCGTCGTGGGCCTCTTGAAGGCCCGGCCCGCCGACGAGTAGGACCAGGCAGGGTTCGGGGCCTCCGGGGTTGAACACCGACGGTGCGAACCCGTCAACGGTGAACGCTGGGAGGTTGGCGGCGATCTGCGTGGCCGCGGCGATGACCTCGGCCCGCGCGGTGTCGCCCCACGCGTCGCCCTTGCCCAAGAACATGAGGGTGGTGTGCAGCTCCCCAACGGGTTCGCCGTCGTCAACGGCGAGCCGGGCCGCATCATCTGCGGTGGGGAGCAGGGCGATCATTGCCCCGGTGTGCGCCGCCGCTGCGGCCTTCACCGGCTCGGCCCGGACCGTGGCCCGGATCCGCACCCCGGACTGCGGTGCGGACGCGGCAACCCCGTACAGGGCGGCGATGTCCTGAAGGGATTGGAGGGTGCCGACACCCGGTGGGGTCACACCGAGGAGCGCCACAGCGGTCAGCACGAACGGGTGGGTGTGCCCGATCTGGCAGACAAAGTCGTAGACGCCCTCAATGGACCGGTCCGGGTACGCGGAGGCGATCACCGAACCTTCATCGCCTGCTGCACCTGCCAGCCAGGCGGGCATCCCGGCGAAGTCGCCGACGAGGGTGAGCCCGTCGTCGGTGACCGTGAGGTTGTCGACGTACCCGAGGAGCGGGTCCCCGTCGGCGGTGGGGTCGGTGAACCGCGTGTCGCTGTGGCCGATCTTGATGCCGGGGCGGCGGACCGCAGGGCACGCCAGGGCGGCGACCGCCGCATGCAGGTCCTGCGTCGTGGCGGTCCACACCCCGGTCGAGACCGGCCACGTGCCCGCGTGAACGAGTTCCACCCGGGGGATACGCCGAAGCGCAGGCGGGGCCGGCACGCTGACATCAGCCATGGTCACCGCCTCCTGTTCCAGCAGCGGCGGGGATCGGAAGGGTGAGTTGTTCCGGTGGCGGCTGCTTACGGGGCCGGCGCGACGCCCGGCGGGCTACAACGGCGGGCGCCGGGGGCGAGGCGGGAGGATCCGGCTCGGGCTCGGGCTCAGGGGAGTTGTCGTCGGGCTCGGGAGCTGGTGGGGTCGGGGCCGGGGGTGGCTCGGTGCGCTCCGGAAGCCGGTACTCGCGCCGAACCCACGCCTCAAGAGCCGGATCAGCGGACAGGGCACCCGACGACAGCAGCAGGTCCAGCGACTCGGCGGTCACCTCACGGCGTGACCCGACACCCGCGACGGTGACAACCGGCACTGGTTCGTCTTGGCCCCAGTTCCAGTCGACGATCCGGGCCGCGATCTGCCTGGTGGCGGTGTCGGCGATCTGCTCGCCGATCGTCTCCAACGCCAGGGTCCAGGAGTCGATGAACGCGGTGCCGAGCGCCCGGGATCCGCCGTTGCCGCCTTGACCGAGGTCGAGGTGTTGCATCAGGGCGCCTGCGGACATCTCCCGGTTGAGCCAGTCGAGGAACGCGAGAGTGTCCGGCACCGCACCAGACAGGCCGGCGATCCGGAGCGTGAACCCCGGTGGTGCTGCCGCCCCCGCCGTGTCCCCCGCGCGTGCGGCTGACGCCATTTCCTGCGCCTGACGCATCTGCTCCGGTGTCGGCACCGTGCCAGGCAGGGCTTCCATGACCGGCACGCCGGCACCCCAGCGGCGGTTGCTGATCGCGTGGACGCGCTGCATTTCCCGCTTGATCAGCCATGGGGCGTAGGCGGGCCGAAGCAGGGACACACCCTGCCACGCGGAACCCTCCCGCTCGTGGCAGTACCACGCCAACCGGTCCGCCGGGATCTGCGGCGACCGTTGCTGGCTGGTCAAGATCTGGTCGACTCCGAGCAGGGCGCCGGTGCGTGGGTCGGCGTGGATCGCGCTGATCGACTGCGGCAACCGTTCGGCCAGGGTTACGAGCCGAGCCACGCCCGACGACACATCTGCAACGAGCTCGAACCCCGCGTGCCCGAACGTCAGGCAGTTCAGGGCGGCCCGAAGGTGCTCGTTCCACGACACGCCGCGCCGGAACGCGCCAGTTTCGGTGTCCTGCCCTTTGACGTGCAGCCCGAGCCCGTCGGCGACCAACTGGACAACCTCGGGCCGGCAACCGGTCCCGTCGAGCTGCCATTGCGCACGCCGGAGTTGCAGCGTGTACCCGGCCAGGACCGCGGCCAGGCGGGGGTCCCGGCGCATCAT
The Micromonospora pisi DNA segment above includes these coding regions:
- a CDS encoding glycosyltransferase, giving the protein MSIALLVITDGRDDYLAQCISSLDALEGPISERWMYDDTGNAAYRARLAAVWPEFRHINGGPRQGFGGAIRAAWSHLAAHSTADWLFHIEQDFTFHRPVDLAAMAEVLTERPHLVQMALRRQSWNTAERAAGGVVEQHPEAYTACHDDHGHQWLEHRQFFTTNPCLYRTELLQVGWPDREQSEGHFTNRLLSSGLGTVPGDQVRFGYWGARSDSPWVEHVGHQRIGVGY
- a CDS encoding glycosyltransferase, with product MTIAVGTYGNESWRQLAETRAIPSAQAFGVPVVHVHADSLHSARNGALAQVATEWVVHLDADDELEPGYLDAMAAGTADLRAPAVRYVHGRRVGAPGLPRVAGHLHICHAGCLPHGNWLVVGTAVRTGLVRAVGGWWDEPLYEDWSLWLRCWAAGATVEAIPRAVYRAHVRRGSRNRAPSMVEKNRVHHQIVKAVLG
- a CDS encoding glycosyltransferase family A protein, with the protein product MAILVPMLGRPHRVAPLLESIAATTPGAEVLFVVSPDDVAVHAEIDAAGRRRVTVPWRGCGDYQRKINFGIRATTAPLLFTAADDLRFHPGWLNAAHKRLAAGIGVVGTNDLANKRVLRGDHATHMLVTREYVTEYGTIDEPGKFLHEGYPHEWCDDEAVATAKHRKAWAFARDAVVEHLHPTVGKAPMDPLYAQQGHRMAAGRSIFNRRRRLWT
- a CDS encoding capsid cement protein: MPEYEPLFKPGDEFTMVTSAAVTGGQVAIVTGSWTAGPSTATTAAGIGHFAYDAPQGAEVKIFGRGLVHEVAASGAITAGARVVPAAGGAVATSSGHVNDLGVALTTASGGFVTYMDI
- a CDS encoding 2'-5' RNA ligase family protein, encoding MADVSVPAPPALRRIPRVELVHAGTWPVSTGVWTATTQDLHAAVAALACPAVRRPGIKIGHSDTRFTDPTADGDPLLGYVDNLTVTDDGLTLVGDFAGMPAWLAGAAGDEGSVIASAYPDRSIEGVYDFVCQIGHTHPFVLTAVALLGVTPPGVGTLQSLQDIAALYGVAASAPQSGVRIRATVRAEPVKAAAAAHTGAMIALLPTADDAARLAVDDGEPVGELHTTLMFLGKGDAWGDTARAEVIAAATQIAANLPAFTVDGFAPSVFNPGGPEPCLVLLVGGPGLQEAHDAAIGAVTSDGVPEQRAPWVPHITLTYSGDLDTLPDLVDRTGPVAFDRIRVAFGGDHTDIPLTTATTTEAAAGGRSTMPNPHPTQVAAGVTVEDVRRQYYDDAPWSYWIVEFHLDPLQMIVVDDNSGKRYRVPVEVTGEDTFTFGDAVEVLTRYVDATNEQPVAAKAGTQSLVFASRSESRPGKEPKASDPPPPVEPEPAPEPTPVPEPAPADPAPAPSPEPEPAPEPEPDPDPDLPAAEPEPITNPTLEDPVSDLSEFRSRLGLADDADETAVLAALDARLAAPAPTPNPTPEPVAEPAPVAASIPAEYAAELKRVSEELATIKAREAATLKASVLDGAVKAGKIRPADRDNWSTRYDQASDVITDILASIAPGTAVPVQPAGEVGDPEALLSGDDLSDEALARIFPPDAFAGKDA
- a CDS encoding phage portal protein family protein codes for the protein MTAPIKPPLHPLGVVNEHQYGTLVADVYEHVPDLLYPNSVEIYSMMRRDPRLAAVLAGYTLQLRRAQWQLDGTGCRPEVVQLVADGLGLHVKGQDTETGAFRRGVSWNEHLRAALNCLTFGHAGFELVADVSSGVARLVTLAERLPQSISAIHADPRTGALLGVDQILTSQQRSPQIPADRLAWYCHEREGSAWQGVSLLRPAYAPWLIKREMQRVHAISNRRWGAGVPVMEALPGTVPTPEQMRQAQEMASAARAGDTAGAAAPPGFTLRIAGLSGAVPDTLAFLDWLNREMSAGALMQHLDLGQGGNGGSRALGTAFIDSWTLALETIGEQIADTATRQIAARIVDWNWGQDEPVPVVTVAGVGSRREVTAESLDLLLSSGALSADPALEAWVRREYRLPERTEPPPAPTPPAPEPDDNSPEPEPEPDPPASPPAPAVVARRASRRPRKQPPPEQLTLPIPAAAGTGGGDHG